The Paenibacillus tianjinensis genome has a window encoding:
- the argF gene encoding ornithine carbamoyltransferase has protein sequence MSQGVQSDKATIAQQLKGRDLLELNDYSPEEITYLIDLAIELKQKQKNGEVYQPLKGKTIGLIFEKSSTRTRVSFEVGMFQLGGHALFLSKNDIQLGRGETVGDTAQVMSRYLDGIMIRTFGHDKVEELARFASVPVINGLSDLAHPCQVLADYQTVYEHKGKLKGLKLAYIGDGNNMAHSLLIGGAKLGVHVSIAGPEGYEPDAAVVAEAREIGKETGANIVITRSPQEAVQDADVIYTDVWASMGFEAEQLAREAAFKDYQVNEELVKGAKSDYLFLHCLPAHREEEVSTGVIDGPNSVIFDQAENRLHAQKALMAALMG, from the coding sequence ATGAGCCAGGGAGTACAAAGCGATAAGGCGACTATCGCACAGCAGCTCAAAGGCCGTGATTTGCTGGAGCTGAACGACTATAGTCCGGAGGAAATCACGTATCTGATTGATCTGGCTATAGAGCTGAAGCAGAAGCAAAAGAACGGTGAGGTCTACCAGCCGCTGAAGGGCAAGACGATTGGACTTATTTTTGAAAAATCCTCGACCCGCACACGCGTATCCTTCGAGGTCGGAATGTTTCAGCTTGGCGGTCATGCGTTGTTTCTCAGCAAAAATGACATCCAGCTTGGACGCGGAGAAACGGTTGGCGATACAGCACAGGTGATGTCCCGTTACCTTGACGGCATCATGATTCGTACCTTCGGTCATGATAAGGTGGAGGAGCTGGCCCGCTTCGCTTCAGTTCCCGTAATTAACGGACTAAGCGATCTGGCGCATCCGTGCCAGGTGCTGGCTGACTACCAGACGGTCTATGAGCATAAAGGCAAGCTCAAAGGCCTCAAGCTCGCCTACATCGGCGACGGCAACAACATGGCGCATTCCCTGCTGATCGGCGGGGCCAAGCTGGGCGTACATGTCTCGATTGCCGGACCGGAAGGCTATGAGCCTGACGCCGCTGTAGTTGCGGAGGCGCGTGAGATTGGCAAGGAGACTGGCGCGAACATCGTTATCACCCGCAGCCCGCAGGAAGCGGTGCAGGATGCTGACGTCATCTACACGGATGTATGGGCGAGCATGGGCTTCGAAGCTGAGCAGCTGGCGCGTGAAGCAGCGTTCAAGGACTATCAGGTCAATGAAGAACTGGTAAAAGGCGCGAAAAGCGACTACCTGTTCCTGCACTGCCTGCCGGCCCACCGTGAGGAAGAGGTCAGCACCGGCGTGATCGACGGCCCGAACTCGGTTATCTTCGACCAGGCTGAGAACCGCCTGCATGCGCAAAAAGCGCTGATGGCTGCGCTGATGGGCTAA